In Quercus robur chromosome 11, dhQueRobu3.1, whole genome shotgun sequence, the following proteins share a genomic window:
- the LOC126705963 gene encoding 1-phosphatidylinositol-3-phosphate 5-kinase FAB1B-like isoform X1 has protein sequence MDTPDNNSSSSSINKLFELVNFVRSWIPGIRQSQAQPSSEGNASQSQSGNDGNVSRSRDFWMPDHSCRVCYECDSQFTIFNRRHHCRLCGRVFCAKCTTNSVPAPSDRPRYSAWEDWERIRVCNYCFKQWSVQGTTVARVDNDNGIQSDAPPSPAISRSPSATSMASSKSSCTYQSSCSTVVSTPYSAGPYQRVPYTSSAHSPPQSARMDSIMVEQHSLTSERSTGASFASAIVPPSPNRFGYCFNGSDDEDDDYGVCHLDSERRHISRDSDYYDAVNIDEIDHVYGPHNVHPNSDSNDLKNLSSLLLPENFDMKGENGINKLREEAHEHDNCDGCEASAYDMESLDAEPVDFENNGLLWLPPEPEDKEDEREPVLFDDDGDDHSTAGEWGYLQSSNSFGSGESRSRDKSCEEHRKAMKNVVEGHFRALVSQLLQVENLPVGDEHDKESWLEIITSLSWEAATLLKPDTSKGEGMDPGGYVKVKCIASGCHSGSVVVKGIVCKKNVAHRRMKTKIEKPRLLILGGALEYQRVTNHLSSFDTLLQQEMDHLKMAVAKIDAHHPNILLVEKSVSRYAQEYLLAKDISLVLNIKRPLLERIARCTGAKIVPSIDHFVTPKLGYCGSFHVEKFLEADGSAGRGGKKLTKTLMFFEGCPKPFGCTILLKGPNEDELKKVKHVVQYGVFAAYHLALETSFLADEGASLPELPLKSPITVALPDKLSSIERSISTIPGFTVPGTVNPLDPKPSIKLQKSYSGGAPSTNSDPICKLEGASPTGLSNVLFSCPIDAEPAFCSVESSSSLTSLSSSEQGSSASFYSELSLNYALEEKNRTGPKESYQGQTVDTRKAIIGDNLVSDSIGASGALQQGVATSHTHGNALAANNLGSQDLGSLKGDTNNQNEGMGASKEEFPPSPSDHQSILVSLSSRCVWKGTVCERAHLLRIKYYGSFDKPLGRFLRDHLFGQSYRCRSCDMPSEAHVYCYTHQQGSLTISVKKLPEFLLPGEREGKIWMWHRCLKCPRTNGFPPATERVVMSDAAWGLSFGKFLELSFSNHAAASRVASCGHSLHRDCLRFYGFGRMVACFRYASIDVHSVYLPPQKLEFFYDNQEWIKTEVNELCKMAEGLFTEVYKALRKISENISSADLQDPGVKAPDSRHHIAELEGLLHKEKQEFEEAVEKVICKKVKFGQLTYDILEINKLRRQILFHSYVWDQRLIHEARLSNNNLHEGLSSSIPKLVEKSVSSVEKLVEKNATMKAGKGYSSCDSLLETKPYVNLNQGGNAGHFKNPSELHKGSDMDLDMNHRKGVDRSSSKNISDDSDPLKSGGNVRRAHSEGEYPILENLSDTLDAAWTGESHPVSVTLKDNGRSLPDLTVVNSVAAKSLVESFAVDQAGVEVASTLSSMLPPKPADKMEGSTSWVGMHFLNFYGSFSKNISLNAQKLGFGEYNPVYVSSFRELVRQNGARLLLPAGVNDIVVHVYDDEPTSVVAYALVSSDYLCQISEPDRAKNVLDSSVSLPLFDSVNLLSLNSFDEAILDSYRSLASTDESNLSASGSRSSQAVDPLLYTKDLHVRVSFTDDGPPGKVKYTVTCYYAKRFEALRRTCCPSELDFVRSISRCKKWGAQGGKSNVFFAKTLDDRFIIKQVTKTELESFIKFAPAYFKYLSESISTRSPTCLAKILGIYQISLKHLKGGKESKLDVLVMENLLYRRNVTRLYDLKGSSRSRYNPDTSGSNKVLLDQNLIEAMPTSPIFLGNKAKRLLERAVWNDTSFLASIDVMDYSLLVGVDEEKHELVLGIIDFMRQYTWDKHLETWVKTSGILGGSKNTSPTVISPQQYKKRFRKAMTAYFVMVPDQWSSSILVPSGSQSDLCDENLQGGNFD, from the exons ATGGACACCCCCGacaacaacagcagcagcagcagcattAACAAATTGTTTGAGTTAGTAAACTTTGTCAGGTCCTGGATCCCTGGCATTCGCCAGTCCCAGGCACAGCCAAGCAGTGAAGGCAATGCGTCCCAGTCACAGTCAGGCAATGATGGCAATGTGTCGAGGTCGAGGGACTTCTGGATGCCTGATCACAGCTGTAGGGTATGTTATGAGTGTGACTCCCAGTTCACCATTTTTAACCGCAGGCATCATTGTCGACTTTGTGGTAGGGTTTTCTGTGCTAAGTGTACAACAAATTCAGTTCCTGCCCCATCTGACCGCCCTAGGTATAGCGCTTGGGAAGATTGGGAGAGGATCAGGGTGTGTAATTATTGCTTCAAGCAATGGTCTGTGCAGGGGACAACAGTAGCACGAGTTGATAATGATAATGGCATCCAATCCGATGCACCACCCAGCCCTGCTATCAGTCGATCACCGTCTGCAACTAGCATGGCCAGCAGCAAGTCCAGTTGCACTTATCAAAGTAGCTGCAGCACTGTTGTTTCCACTCCTTACTCCGCTGGACCTTACCAACGCGTGCCATATACTTCTTCTGCTCATAGCCCTCCTCAGTCTGCTCGTATGGACTCAATTATGGTTGAGCAACACAGTCTTACATCCGAGAGGAGCACAGGTGCCAGCTTTGCCTCTGCCATAGTGCCTCCATCTCCTAACCGATTTGGCTATTGCTTCAATGG GagtgatgatgaggatgatgactaTGGTGTTTGTCATTTAGATTCCGAAAGAAGACATATCTCTCGGGATTCTGACTATTATGATGCAGTTAACATAGATGAGATTGACCATGTCTATGGTCCTCATAATGTGCATCCCAATAGCGATAGCAATGACTTGAAAAATTTGAGTTCCTTACTGTTACCTGAGAATTTTGACATgaagggtgagaatggaattaACAAACTCAGGGAAGAAGCACATGAACATGATAACTGTGATGGCTGTGAAGCTTCTGCATATGACATGGAGAGTCTGGATGCTGAACCTGTGGATTTTGAGAATAATGGGCTACTCTGGCTCCCTCCAGAGCCAGAGGATAAAGAGGATGAAAGAGAGCCTGTTCTatttgatgatgatggtgatgatcaTAGTACTGCAGGAGAGTGGGGATATTTACAATCTTCAAATAGCTTTGGTAGTGGGGAGTCTCGTAGTAGGGACAAGTCATGTGAGGAGCACAGGAAAGCCATGAAAAATGTGGTGGAAGGGCATTTTAGAGCTTTGGTATCTCAGCTTTTGCAGGTTGAAAACCTACCTGTGGGTGATGAGCATGACAAGGAGAGTTGGTTGGAGATAATTACATCTTTGTCCTGGGAAGCTGCCACACTTCTTAAGCCTGATACTAGCAAGGGTGAAGGAATGGATCCTGGTGGATATGTGAAGGTTAAATGCATAGCTTCTGGGTGTCACAGTGGGAG TGTGGTGGTCAAAGGAATTGTGTGTAAGAAAAACGTAGCTCATCGGcgaatgaaaacaaaaatagaaaaaccgCGTCTACTAATACTTGGAGGAGCTTTGGAGTATCAGCGTGTTACCAACCACTTGTCGAGTTTTGATACTTTGTTGCAGCAG GAAATGGACCATTTGAAGATGGCAGTTGCGAAGATTGATGCTCATCACCCTAATATCCTTTTGGTTGAGAAGTCAGTTTCTAGATATGCTCAAGAGTACCTTCTTGCAAAAGACATATCACTTGTTCTGAATATTAAGAGGCCGCTTTTAGAGCGTATCGCACGCTGCACTGGTGCAAAAATAGTCCCTTCAATTGATCACTTTGTTACGCCAAAACTGGGGTATTGTGGCTCATTTCATGTGGAGAAATTCCTTGAAGCGGATGGCAGTGCTGGTCGTGGTGGGAAGAAATTGACAAAGACACTGATGTTTTTTGAGGGTTGTCCAAAGCCTTTCGGTTGTACT attttgctCAAGGGTCCCAATGAGGATGAGTTGAAGAAGGTGAAACATGTGGTCCAGTATGGAGTTTTTGCAGCTTATCACCTAGCTTTGGAGACATCTTTTCTGGCTGATGAAGGTGCTTCACTTCCAGAACTCCCTCTGAAGTCTCCAATAACTGTTGCATTACCTGATAAACTATCAAGTATTGAGAGGTCCATTTCCACAATTCCTGGTTTTACTGTTCCGGGCACTGTAAACCCTCTGGATCCTAAACCTTCCATTAAACTACAGAAATCATATTCAGGGGGAGCCCCATCTACCAATAGTGACCCTATTTGCAAATTGGAAGGGGCCAGTCCAACTGGGTtgtctaatgttcttttctccTGTCCTATTGATGCTGAACCTGCCTTTTGCTCTGTagaatcttcttcttccttgacttccctttcttcttcagaGCAAGGTAGCTCAGCTTCTTTCTACAGTGAGCTATCCTTAAATTATGCCTTGGAGGAGAAGAATAGAACAGGTCCTAAGGAGTCTTATCAGGGTCAAACAGTTGACACAAGGAAAGCTATTATAGGTGATAATCTGGTTTCTGATTCTATTGGTGCCTCAGGGGCATTACAACAAGGTGTTGCCACTAGTCATACTCATGGCAATGCTTTGGCTGCAAATAACCTAGGTTCTCAAGATTTGGGATCCTTAAAAGGAGATACTAATAATCAGAATGAGGGGATGGGAGCTTCAAAGGAAGAGTTTCCACCCTCACCTTCTGACCATCAAAGCATTTTGGTGTCCTTATCATCACGTTGTGTGTGGAAAGGAACTGTGTGCGAACGAGCCCATCTCCTTCGAATCAAATATTATGGAAGCTTTGATAAGCCTTTGGGGCGGTTTTTACGAGATCATTTGTTTGGTCAG AGTTACCGCTGTCGTTCGTGCGACATGCCATCAGAAGCACATGTTTATTGCTATACCCATCAACAAGGGAGCCTTACAATATCTGTTAAGAAACTTCCAGAGTTTCTCTTACCAGGGGAACGAGAGGGTAAAATCTGGATGTGGCACAGGTGCCTTAAATGTCCCCGGACCAATGGCTTCCCTCCAGCCACTGAGAGAGTTGTAATGTCTGATGCTGCATGGGGATTATCTTTCGGTAAATTTTTGGAACTGAGCTTCTCAAATCATGCAGCTGCAAGTAGGGTCGCAAGCTGTGGACATTCTCTACACAGAGATTGTCTCCGGTTCTATGG TTTTGGGAGAATGGTTGCTTGCTTCCGCTATGCTTCAATTGATGTCCATTCTGTTTATCTTCcaccacaaaaacttgaatttttctATGATAATCAGGAGTGGATAAAAACAGAAGTAAATGAG CTGTGTAAAATGGCTGAAGGCCTATTTACTGAAGTGTACAAGGCTCTGCGTAAGATTTCAGAGAATATATCAAGTGCAGATTTACAAGATCCTGGTGTGAAAGCACCTGACTCAAGGCATCATATTGCAGAACTGGAAGGGTTGCTACATAAGGAGAAACAAGAATTTGAG GAAGCAGTAGAAAAAGTGATCTGCAAGAAGGTAAAATTTGGTCAACTGACTTATGATATTCTTGAGATCAATAAATTGCGGAGGCAGATACTTTTCCATTCTTATGTCTGGGACCAACGTCTGATACATGAAGCCAGATTAAGTAACAACAATCTCCACGAAGGTTTGAGCAGTTCCATTCCGAAACTTGTGGAGAAATCAGTTAGTTCTGTGGAGAAGCTTGTCGAGAAGAATGCGACCATGAAGGCAGGTAAAGGCTATAGTAGTTGTGACTCTCTTTTGGAGACAAAGCCTTATGTAAACCTTAACCAAGGAGGAAATGCTGGACATTTTAAAAATCCCAGTGAACTTCATAAAGGAAGTGATATGGATTTGGATATGAATCATAGGAAGGGTGTTGACCGTTCTTCTAGTAAGAATATCAGTGATGATTCTGACCCTCTGAAAAGTGGAGGAAATGTTCGAAGGGCCCACTCAGAAGGAGAGTAtcctattttggaaaatttatcTGATACCCTTGATGCGGCATGGACTGGTGAAAGTCATCCAGTTAGTGTAACACTAAAAGATAATGGCCGTTCTCTTCCTGATTTGACTGTGGTAAATTCTGTTGCAGCAAAATCGCTGGTGGAAAGTTTTGCTGTTGACCAAGCTGGGGTTGAGGTGGCTTCCACTCTTAGTTCTATGTTGCCTCCTAAGCCAGCTGACAAAATGGAAGGCTCCACAAGCTGGGTGGGGATGCATTTTCTGAACTTCTATGGTTCATTTAGcaaaaatatttcattgaatGCTCAGAAGCTTGGTTTTGGTGAGTACAATCCTGTTTATGTTTCATCATTTCGGGAGTTGGTTCGACAAAATGGTGCCAGACTGCTTTTGCCTGCTGGTGTTAATGACATTGTTGTGCATGTATATGATGATGAACCCACTAGTGTTGTAGCATATGCACTTGTCTCCTCGGATTATCTTTGCCAGATTTCTGAGCCAGACAGAGCAAAGAATGTTTTAGATTCTTCAGTCTCGTTGCCTCTTTTTGATTCAGTGAATCTACTCTCACTGAACTCTTTTGATGAAGCAATTCTTGATTCCTACAGAAGTCTTGCCTCCACTGATGAGAGCAACTTATCTGCTTCTGGGTCCCGGAGTTCCCAGGCTGTGGACCCACTCTTGTACACCAAGGATTTGCATGTTAGAGTTTCTTTTACAGATGATGGCCCTCCTGGGAAGGTGAAGTACACAGTAACTTGCTACTATGCAAAGCGATTTGAGGCTTTGAGGAGGACTTGTTGCCCTTCCGAGTTAGATTTTGTACGATCTATTAGTCGTTGTAAGAAATGGGGGGCCCAGGGTGGCAAAAGCAATGTTTTCTTTGCAAAAACCTTGGATGATCGATTTATCATCAAACAGGTCACGAAGACAGAGCTGGAGTCATTCATCAAGTTTGCACCGGCTTACTTTAAGTATTTGTCTGAATCAATCAGTACAAGAAGCCCAACTTGTCTGGCAAAGATCTTGGGCATTTATCAG ATTTCGTTAAAGCATCTCAAAGGAGGGAAAGAATCAAAGTTAGATGTTTTGGTAATGGAGAATCTTCTATATAGGCGTAATGTCACCCGACTTTATGACCTTAAAGGATCTTCACGTTCACGATATAATCCGGACACAAGTGGGAGCAATAAAGTTCTGCTGGATCAGAATTTGATTGAAGCAATGCCAACCTCTCCAATTTTTCTGGGAAACAAGGCAAAACGattactagagagagctgtttggaatGATACTTCCTTTCTTGCT TCGATTGATGTAATGGACTACTCATTGTTGGTTGGTGTGGATGAGGAAAAGCATGAGCTAGTTCTGGGGATCATTGATTTTATGAGGCAATATACATGGGACAAGCATCTTGAAACTTGGGTGAAGACTTCGGGCATCCTTGGCGGATCTAAGAACACATCTCCGACTGTGATCTCACCTCAGCAGTACAAGAAGCGTTTCAGGAAAGCCATGACTGCTTATTTTGTTATGGTCCCAGATCAGTGGTCCTCTTCAATCCTCGTTCCCAGTGGGTCTCAATCTGACCTTTGTGATGAAAACTTGCAAGGTGGGAACTTTGATTGA